DNA from Archaeoglobus veneficus SNP6:
CGGAGATAGCCTTGCATCTTCCCTGACTCTTAGTGCAATTACCGTCGTAGGGAGCAACCTCGTGAGCAACGTTCCCTACGTAATGATGGTTTTGCCTGCTTTGAAAGCCATCGACGGTAAACTCTGGTACATCGTTGCCATGGCTTCAACATTCGCTGGCAATTTAACGCTTATAGGTAGCGTTGCCAACCTCATCGTAGCGGAAACTGCCGAAAGGTACGGAATAGCCATCAATTTCGGCGAGTATTTGAAGGTCGGCGTCCCGCTTACTATTTTGACAGTTCTGGTTGGTACGATAATAGTTTACTACATGTAGGTGGTCTCATGTTTGGACCGGAGCACGAGTTTTCGGTAAACGATGAGAACTTCAATCCCTTGCCAATTCAGATAGGATAATCAAGAAGAGCCGCCGGCGGGATTTGAACCCGCGACCTGGTGATTACGAGTCACCCGCTCTACCAGCTGAGCCACGGCGGCCTGTCTGTGCATTTGTGGGATGTTGAGTTAAAAATTTTTACCCTTGAGTATGTCCACAATTAGTTCTGCGATCCCATCAACGTCATCCCTTCTGAACGTGCGATAACCCGGAACATCTCTGTCTGCAACCACGGCAATAATCCGACCATTTGCAAAGTCTTCAGGCTTGGAAGATTCGTCGAGAACAACGATTCTGTCCTTCCCTGCCGAGCTGAAACCCTCCGTCAGTACGATGTCATAGCCTTCAAAGAACCTGCAGATCTCGTCGAGGCTTTTACTTCCTCTCATAATCAGGGCAGTTTTCTCGTTTGAAGCTATGGCCACGTCAGCCCCGCTCTGCCATATCTTCCAGGAGTCTTTGCCTTCTCTATCCACCTCGAAGTCCCTCGTGTGTTTGACGACTGCAACCCTGAAACCTCTCTGCTTTAAAATTGGCACGATTCTGGTTATGAGCGTCGTCTTTCCGCTATTGGAATTGCCAACGATGCTCAGAACAATCATATGAATCTCACGGTCTCGAGGTTATATGGGGCCCTTGTTTCCACGCGGTACGTCTTGTATATGCTCGACGCAAGATCGACACACTTATTCTCGTCTCCATGCACTGTTATGACTTTCTCGGGCTTTGAGCTGAGCGCTCTGACATAGCTCATGAGCTGCTTTCTGTCCGAGTGACCTGAAAAACCATCGACAGTCTCAATCCTCATGTTGACATTGACAACTTCTCTCTTCCCGTTGCTCGGAAACGGAACTTCTCTCCAGCCCTTCTGGATTCTCCTGCCAAGTGTACCCTCTGCCTGATAACCAACGAAGATCAGCGTGTTCTTTTCGTCTCCCGCCAGCCTCTTGAAGTACTCCATTACCGGCCCACCGTTCAGCATGCCAGACGTCGCAAGAATTATGGAGGGCGATTCTTCTTCAATCACTTCCTGTCTCTTGGACGCTGAATCTACCTTTACAAAGCTCTCGCTTATGAACGGGTTTATACCGTGGTGGAATATCAGATCGCGAAGGGATGCGTTCAGGTATTCGGGATATGCAGTGTGGATAGCTGTAGCTTCGTGTATCATTCCATCGAGGTAAACTGTGACTTCTTCGAGCTTCTTGTTTCTTATCGCTTCTTCAAGAGCAATCATGACTTCTTGGCTTCTACCCACGGCAAACGTTGGAATCAGAACCTTACCACCGTTTTTCAGCGTCTCATTTATTATTGAGATGAGTTTCTCCTCAGCCTCTCTTCTCGTGGGCTGGAAGTCCTGACTTCCGCCGTAGGTAGCCTCCATTATCAGCGCCTCTAAACGCGGGAAATTCGTCTCCGCTCTATCAAACAGCCTCGTGCGCTCGAACTTGAAATCGCCGGTGAATGCTATATTGTACAGCCCCTCGCCAATGTGGAAGTGAGCTATTGCCGAGCCGAGGATGTGGCCAGCGTTGTAGAACGTCAGTCTCACGTCTGGACTTATGTCCGTGACAACTCCGTAGTCGAGAGGAATTGTGTGTTTGAGTGCCTCGCGTATATATGAAGACTCGTAGGGCGTTGGAGTACCCTCTCTTGCGGCAACCTCTATGAAGTCAAGCTGGAGGAGTACCATCAGGTCTCTCGTTGGCGGAGTCATGTATATCGGGCCCTTGTAGCCGTACTTGTACAGAATGGGCACAAGCCCGCAGTGGTCGAGATGCGCATGTGTGATAACAACGGCATCAATGCTATCAAGAGGCTGCACTTCCGGCACATAGAGATACGGCGAGTGCTGGATGTTGCTTACATTCACACCACAGTCGATGAGTATCTTGCTTTCGGGAGTCTGAAGGA
Protein-coding regions in this window:
- the mobB gene encoding molybdopterin-guanine dinucleotide biosynthesis protein B produces the protein MIVLSIVGNSNSGKTTLITRIVPILKQRGFRVAVVKHTRDFEVDREGKDSWKIWQSGADVAIASNEKTALIMRGSKSLDEICRFFEGYDIVLTEGFSSAGKDRIVVLDESSKPEDFANGRIIAVVADRDVPGYRTFRRDDVDGIAELIVDILKGKNF
- a CDS encoding beta-CASP ribonuclease aCPSF1; its protein translation is MAIDRLKELRERVVNSLPRGVRVKNIDFEGPVLVIYVENPQELAESGDIVKRLAKDLRKRIIIRPDPKSLKPPEEAKEIILQIVPEDAQITSFFFDEENGEVIIEAEKPGVVIGKQGATLREIMKAVGWSPKVMRTPPIRSKTVENIRQFLLSAKEERKEILRRIGERIHRGTIYEEKWVRVTFLGGSREVGRSCYLLQTPESKILIDCGVNVSNIQHSPYLYVPEVQPLDSIDAVVITHAHLDHCGLVPILYKYGYKGPIYMTPPTRDLMVLLQLDFIEVAAREGTPTPYESSYIREALKHTIPLDYGVVTDISPDVRLTFYNAGHILGSAIAHFHIGEGLYNIAFTGDFKFERTRLFDRAETNFPRLEALIMEATYGGSQDFQPTRREAEEKLISIINETLKNGGKVLIPTFAVGRSQEVMIALEEAIRNKKLEEVTVYLDGMIHEATAIHTAYPEYLNASLRDLIFHHGINPFISESFVKVDSASKRQEVIEEESPSIILATSGMLNGGPVMEYFKRLAGDEKNTLIFVGYQAEGTLGRRIQKGWREVPFPSNGKREVVNVNMRIETVDGFSGHSDRKQLMSYVRALSSKPEKVITVHGDENKCVDLASSIYKTYRVETRAPYNLETVRFI